A stretch of the Candidatus Omnitrophota bacterium genome encodes the following:
- the serS gene encoding serine--tRNA ligase, giving the protein MLDIKFIRENPQVVKDALKARNSKLNIDELLALDEERRSLLVEVETLKAERNKANDEISAAIKAKKNPKEVIDKMKVVSQKVSDLDKKVGDIDQKIANFTYIIPNIPDKSVPVGGPENNKIVRAWGKNPSFDFTPKNHIEIAEKLGIINFGVATKISGSNFILFMGQGARLERALINFMLDLHTKKHGYKEIFPPFLVNRRSMTGTGQLPKLEEDMYKLQNDDLYLIPTAEVPVTNIHSGDVLDEDKLPICYTAYTACFRREAGSYGKDTKGMIRVHQFDKVELVKFVKPEDSPAEHEKLLKDAEEVLQLLGLPYRVILLATGDISFAAAKCYDIELYAAGTDSYLEVSSCSNFADFQARRANIKFARKGAKAKEFVHTLNGSGVALARLVVAILENYQNKDGSVNIPEALVPYMDGATVIK; this is encoded by the coding sequence ATGTTAGACATTAAATTTATTCGTGAAAATCCGCAGGTCGTTAAAGACGCGCTGAAGGCGCGAAACTCAAAGCTTAACATCGATGAGCTTCTCGCGCTGGACGAGGAACGCAGGTCGCTTCTCGTAGAAGTCGAAACGCTTAAAGCCGAACGCAACAAGGCCAACGATGAGATATCCGCGGCTATTAAGGCTAAAAAGAACCCAAAAGAAGTTATTGATAAAATGAAGGTAGTATCCCAAAAAGTGTCTGATTTAGACAAAAAAGTGGGTGATATAGACCAAAAAATAGCAAATTTTACATATATAATCCCAAATATACCCGATAAAAGCGTACCTGTTGGCGGGCCGGAAAACAACAAAATAGTCCGTGCTTGGGGTAAAAATCCGTCTTTTGACTTTACCCCTAAAAATCACATTGAGATTGCGGAGAAGCTGGGTATAATCAACTTCGGTGTGGCAACAAAGATATCCGGTTCAAACTTTATTCTCTTTATGGGTCAGGGCGCGCGGCTCGAGCGGGCGCTTATCAATTTCATGCTCGATCTTCATACAAAGAAACACGGATATAAAGAGATATTTCCGCCGTTCCTCGTGAACAGGCGTTCGATGACGGGCACCGGACAACTGCCGAAACTCGAAGAGGACATGTATAAATTACAGAATGACGACCTCTATTTAATACCAACAGCGGAAGTGCCGGTTACGAATATACATTCAGGCGATGTCCTGGACGAAGATAAACTTCCTATTTGCTACACAGCCTATACCGCTTGCTTCAGACGTGAAGCCGGTTCGTATGGCAAAGATACTAAGGGCATGATCAGGGTGCATCAGTTCGATAAGGTTGAGCTTGTTAAATTCGTTAAGCCTGAGGACTCGCCGGCCGAACACGAGAAGCTTTTGAAAGATGCCGAGGAGGTGCTTCAGCTTTTGGGCCTGCCGTATCGTGTTATACTGCTCGCGACCGGCGACATATCGTTCGCCGCCGCGAAGTGCTACGATATCGAGCTCTACGCCGCCGGCACCGACTCGTATCTGGAGGTGTCGAGCTGTTCCAACTTCGCCGACTTCCAGGCTCGCCGCGCGAATATAAAATTCGCGCGAAAGGGCGCTAAAGCTAAAGAGTTCGTGCATACTCTGAATGGCTCCGGCGTTGCGCTCGCCCGGCTCGTCGTAGCGATACTCGAAAATTATCAGAATAAAGACGGAAGTGTCAATATTCCCGAAGCGCTTGTGCCTTACATGGACGGGGCAACCGTAATCAAATAA